A window of Apium graveolens cultivar Ventura chromosome 8, ASM990537v1, whole genome shotgun sequence contains these coding sequences:
- the LOC141680533 gene encoding uncharacterized protein LOC141680533 — protein sequence MKRYYQSMLQNEIPSVQSKNVSEPSVHNRQQNCEELNVDELPIDPKKRKNISNLHVNDREKVRSQALAFRGHDESEKSNRKGNFFTFVQFLADHNEEIKMVVLDKAPDNNKLTSPDIQKDMVKAMVVETTNIILSELGDDLFSILVDESRDISIKEQMKYQLSIARIRGQGYDGLKSLILKDNPCAFYVHCFAHQLQLALVGTVKKHQKISIFFTQLNTITSVVVGACKRQHLLRDKQTSEVVEGICSGQISTRKGLNQESTLKRAGDTRWGSYYTTLLSLIRLFNPAINVFEHIVEHTDDHDLRVMDCHVLYKKKDQDIVNAINLFNVTKNMLKSMRKDGCESFLQEVTLFCESHNVVVVDMSSSFIDRRRVLRKSGVLTNLHHYRNDMFTDILEIQVQELNDRFDEIGSELLLGMSCLDPQNSFYAFDKERLVNFVKLYPSEFSPVHIMELEWALPTYFQDVTHDERFVDLDGISELAGVERAFSAMNIVMTRLLNRIGDEWLNDLLVAYIERDIFLCVKTEDVLQRFQNMKSRRGALKTGKSQPQPFGYVPGKSYPLTK from the exons ATGAAGAGATATTATCAGTCTATGTTACAAAATGAAATTCCTTCAGTTCAATCCAAAAATGTGAGTGAACCTAGTGTTCATAATCGCCAACAAAATTGTGAGGAATTGAATGTTGATGAGTTGCCGATTGATCCCAAAAAGAGAAAAAATATTTCTAACTTACATGTTAATGATAGAGAAAAGGTCAGAAG TCAAGCATTGGCATTTCGGGGACATGATGAGTCCGAGAAGTCTAACAGGAAGGGTAATTTCTTCACATTTGTACAATTCCTTGCTGATCATAATGAAGAAATCAAAATGGTAGTTTTAGATAAAGCTCCTGATAATAACAAGCTAACTTCTCCTGATATTCAGAAGGATATGGTAAAAGCAATGGTTGTTGAGACTACTAATATTATTCTTAGTGAACTTGGAGATGACTTATTTTCTATTCTAGTGGATGAATCACGTGATATTTCTATTAAGGAACAAATG AAGTATCAACTGAGTATAGCTAGGATACGTGGACAAGGATACGATGGTTTGAAGAGTTTGATTTTGAAAGACAATCCTTGTGCATTTTATGTACATTGCTTTGCTCACCAGTTACAGCTAGCACTTGTTGGTACAGTGAAAAAACATCAGAAAATATCAATATTTTTTACGCAACTCAATACCATTACAAGTGTTGTTGTTGGAGCATGTAAACGCCAACACTTGTTGCGTGATAAACAAACTAGTGAAGTGGTTGAAGGTATTTGTAGTGGTCAGATTTCTACTAGAAAAGGACTGAATCAAGAATCAACTTTGAAGCGTGCTGGGGATACACGATGGGGTTCGTATTATACTACATTATTGAGCTTGATAAGATTATTCAACCCAGCTATAAATGTATTTGAGCATATTGTTGAGCACACAGATGATCATGATCTTCGAG TGATGGATTGTCACGTGCTTTACAAAAAAAAAGATCAAGACATTGTTAATGCAATAAATCTATTTAATGTCACGAAAAACATGTTAAAATCTATGAGAAAAGATGGATGTGAATCTTTTTTACAAGAGGTTACTTTGTTTTGTGAGAGTCATAATGTTGTTGTTGTTGATATGAGCTCAAGTTTTATTGATCGTAGACGAGTTTTACGCAAGTCCGGGGTGTTAACAAATCTACACCACTACCGCAATGACATGTTCACAGATATTTTGGAAATACAAGTTCAAGAGTTAAATGACCGATTTGATGAAATTGGTAGTGAATTACTTCTCGGTATGTCATGTCTTGATCctcaaaactcattttatgcatTTGACAAGGAGAGATTGGTAAATTTTGTAAAATTGTATCCATCTGAATTCTCACCGGTTCATATTATGGAACTTGAATGGGCACTTCCTACCTACTTTCAAGATGTCACACATGATGAAAGATTTGTGGATCTTGATGGAATTTCGGAACTTG CTGGAGTAGAAAGAGCATTTTCTGCTATGAATATTGTCATGACTAGGCTTCTTAATAGGATTGGGGATGAATGGTTAAATGATCTCTTGGTAGCATATATTGAGCGAGACATTTTCTTATGCGTGAAAACTGAAGATGTACTTCAAAGATTCCAGAATATGAAATCTCGCAGGGGAGCACTGAAAACAG GGAAATCGCAGCCGCAACCATTCGGATACGTACCGGGTAAATCTTACCCACTCACTAAATAG